In Limisphaera ngatamarikiensis, the following proteins share a genomic window:
- a CDS encoding ribonuclease H-like domain-containing protein yields MKNIVYFDLETQKSAGEVGGWGQISRMGMSIGVTYSTARGRYEIYTESDVDALIRDLQRADLVVGFNILRFDYEVLHGYTALDLRQLPTLDLLVSLQEHLQHRPSLDALVSATFGVEKTAEGMQALEWYKQGRLLEIAEYCCYDVKLTRMLHEYGREHGHVYYRNRLGRTIRIPVSW; encoded by the coding sequence GTGAAGAACATCGTCTATTTCGATCTCGAAACGCAGAAGTCGGCCGGTGAAGTGGGCGGTTGGGGCCAGATCAGCCGCATGGGGATGAGCATTGGGGTGACCTACAGCACGGCGCGCGGCCGTTATGAGATTTATACCGAGAGCGATGTGGACGCGCTGATCCGGGACCTGCAACGGGCGGATCTGGTGGTGGGTTTCAACATTCTGCGGTTCGATTACGAGGTGCTCCACGGGTACACGGCGCTGGATCTGCGGCAGTTGCCCACGCTGGATCTGCTGGTGAGCCTGCAGGAGCATTTGCAGCACCGGCCATCCCTGGATGCCCTGGTCTCGGCGACCTTTGGCGTGGAGAAGACCGCCGAGGGGATGCAGGCGCTGGAATGGTACAAGCAGGGCCGGCTGTTGGAGATTGCGGAGTACTGCTGCTACGACGTGAAGTTGACGCGGATGCTGCACGAGTACGGCCGGGAACATGGCCACGTGTACTACCGGAACCGGCTGGGCCGCACGATCCGCATTCCGGTTTCGTGGTGA
- the hpnD gene encoding presqualene diphosphate synthase HpnD, with translation MQESRRITQRSASNLALAFCLLPATTRDDMATLYAFCREVDDVADAPGLSVEEQRARLALWREDLHRAYAGRTPHLPVCRELQPVIQWYRLPLELFEELLCGVAMDLEIRRYETWDELDLYCYRVASVVGLLSLPIFGCGDPASRDYAVALGRALQLTNILRDVRTDALRDRIYLPREVLRAHGVREEEILEGRYTPAYAGAARTVARRARRHYREARDRLPEADRRALIAAELMGAVYWRLLLRLERRGFNVFEGAPVRVPRWQKALLVFLTWYRQARGVSCSDYGWD, from the coding sequence ATGCAAGAGAGCCGGCGAATCACCCAGCGCAGTGCGTCGAACCTGGCCCTGGCGTTTTGCCTGTTGCCGGCCACCACCCGCGACGACATGGCCACCCTGTACGCGTTTTGCCGGGAGGTGGACGACGTGGCGGATGCACCCGGGCTGAGCGTCGAGGAACAGCGGGCGCGGCTGGCTTTGTGGCGGGAGGACCTGCACCGGGCCTACGCGGGCCGGACACCGCACCTGCCGGTCTGCCGCGAACTGCAGCCGGTCATTCAATGGTATCGGCTGCCGTTGGAGTTGTTCGAGGAGTTGCTGTGCGGGGTCGCAATGGACCTGGAAATCCGGCGTTATGAGACCTGGGACGAACTGGATCTGTATTGTTACCGTGTGGCCTCGGTGGTCGGTTTGCTGAGCCTGCCGATTTTCGGGTGTGGCGATCCCGCCTCCCGGGACTATGCGGTGGCACTGGGCCGCGCCCTGCAGTTGACGAACATCCTGCGGGACGTCCGCACTGATGCCCTGCGGGACCGGATTTATTTGCCGCGGGAGGTTTTGCGTGCGCACGGGGTGCGGGAGGAGGAGATTCTGGAGGGCCGGTACACACCGGCCTATGCCGGGGCGGCGCGGACGGTGGCGCGGCGGGCCCGACGCCACTACCGGGAGGCGCGGGACCGGTTGCCCGAGGCCGACCGACGCGCGCTGATTGCGGCGGAGTTGATGGGCGCGGTGTATTGGCGGTTGTTGCTCCGGCTGGAGCGGCGCGGGTTCAACGTGTTTGAGGGTGCGCCGGTGCGCGTCCCGCGGTGGCAAAAGGCTCTCCTGGTGTTCCTGACCTGGTACCGGCAGGCCCGGGGCGTGTCATGCTCGGATTACGGTTGGGACTGA
- a CDS encoding sigma-54-dependent transcriptional regulator encodes MKPALPPLLIVDDEPNLRRSLRALLEPEGYEVVDVESAEQALPLLAEEEFFLVITDVRLGGMNGYDFLTRVRQRWPHVPVLMITAYATPKQAVQAIRAGAFDYLPKPFAPEELLHAVERCAEHWRLKQENQRLRTQVGVVTDLSQIVGECPRIRELRQMIQTVAATDARVLILGESGTGKELVAGALHGLSRRREAAYVRINCAAIPDTLLESELFGHEKGAFTGAVRQKPGRVEEADGGTLFLDEIADMSRPLQAKLLRFLEDGTFTRVGGTQELRVNVRVIAATNRDIVRAIHEGQFREDLFHRLNVVQFRLPPLRERGDDVLLLAEHFLRQFNQTLGRNIRGFTPAARKKLLSHYWPGNVRELRNVIERALILETTSEIQATSLPDFELEARLHARGGSEELPSLPAPGQTLDDLLAAYEKRLILAILEQCQYNIGRAAERLGLSRHALRYRMQRLNIQSDTDTEPASADSSASSP; translated from the coding sequence ATGAAACCGGCACTGCCACCCTTGTTGATCGTAGACGACGAGCCCAACTTGCGGCGCTCGTTGCGTGCGTTGCTGGAGCCGGAGGGATACGAGGTTGTGGACGTGGAATCGGCCGAGCAGGCGCTGCCGCTGTTGGCGGAGGAGGAGTTTTTCCTGGTGATCACCGACGTGCGGCTGGGCGGGATGAACGGTTACGATTTCCTCACCCGGGTGCGGCAGCGGTGGCCGCATGTGCCCGTGCTCATGATCACCGCCTACGCCACGCCCAAGCAGGCGGTCCAGGCCATTCGCGCGGGGGCCTTTGATTACCTGCCCAAGCCTTTTGCACCGGAGGAGCTGCTGCATGCGGTGGAACGCTGCGCCGAGCACTGGCGGCTGAAGCAGGAGAACCAGCGACTCCGGACGCAGGTGGGGGTGGTGACGGATCTGTCGCAGATCGTGGGCGAGTGTCCCAGGATCCGAGAATTGCGCCAGATGATTCAGACGGTGGCCGCCACGGACGCGCGGGTGTTGATCCTGGGCGAGAGCGGCACCGGCAAGGAGTTGGTGGCGGGTGCCCTGCACGGTTTGAGCCGGCGGCGTGAGGCGGCCTACGTGCGCATCAACTGCGCGGCCATTCCGGACACGCTGCTGGAGAGCGAATTGTTCGGACACGAAAAGGGCGCGTTCACCGGGGCGGTTCGGCAAAAGCCGGGCCGGGTGGAGGAGGCCGACGGCGGGACGCTGTTCCTGGACGAGATTGCCGACATGAGCCGGCCTTTGCAGGCCAAGTTGCTGCGGTTCCTGGAGGACGGCACGTTCACCCGGGTGGGTGGCACCCAGGAACTGCGGGTGAACGTGCGGGTGATCGCGGCCACGAACCGGGACATTGTCCGGGCCATTCACGAGGGCCAGTTCCGCGAGGATTTGTTTCATCGTCTGAACGTGGTCCAGTTCCGGCTGCCGCCGCTGCGCGAGCGGGGGGATGATGTGCTGCTGTTGGCCGAACATTTTCTGAGGCAGTTCAACCAGACGCTGGGTCGCAACATTCGAGGGTTCACGCCCGCCGCGCGGAAGAAGTTGTTGTCCCATTACTGGCCGGGCAATGTGCGGGAGCTCCGGAACGTGATCGAGCGGGCGTTGATCCTGGAGACGACCTCGGAGATCCAGGCGACCAGCCTGCCGGACTTTGAACTGGAGGCGCGGCTGCATGCGCGGGGCGGGTCCGAGGAGCTGCCGTCGTTGCCCGCGCCGGGTCAGACCCTGGACGACCTGCTGGCGGCGTACGAAAAGCGGTTGATTCTGGCCATCCTGGAGCAGTGTCAGTATAACATCGGTCGGGCGGCCGAGCGTTTGGGGCTCAGCCGGCACGCGCTGCGGTATCGCATGCAACGGCTCAACATCCAATCCGACACGGATACCGAACCCGCGTCCGCGGATTCGTCGGCTTCCTCGCCATGA
- a CDS encoding sensor histidine kinase, with the protein MKGIRSWLARLVRLLEAPAAQAVQQDRRVQRLQREVVLPAKLVVLAAVYHYMLGAPWAEQPDSSFGVVLEALREFFFVYVGLNLVGWAVLLGVRRFPPGTVQWISFVLGFADGLFLGGLTVLTGGFDSVLYWVFPALIVLNSICIPLATPQLVLNLLLSGFFLLAGLVEPGLRSQELSVPQLPPRAQRKPIPPIRPLDLPDPYAVAARLQQGNDTLGRLLWQRLSEAARERIRELAHVPGQEELLRQVLADELNRLLPLSRYVVQPEEVTEVPGEPFLLRLVILWLLTFCCYGVQVLAARQRQVEEEAKEFAARSAQLHAAGRLAAEFAHQIKNPLAIINNAAFTLRRRVGADPAAASSLELIQEEVEKADRIITQVMGYAELSEGRVEKVPVREAIERAVRRVFPPGLDTGIRVELELREPLPVLLMQRRHFDDVLVNLLQNARDVLDGRGEVKVSARCVSDTVLEVVVSDNGPGIPADKLERIFEPYFTMRPKGTGLGLAIVKHNTELYGGRVRVESELGKGARFTVTFPIRAMDGAPSNGAGFAA; encoded by the coding sequence ATGAAGGGGATCCGATCGTGGTTGGCGCGGTTGGTCCGCTTGCTGGAGGCACCGGCGGCACAGGCGGTGCAGCAGGACCGGCGCGTGCAGCGGTTGCAGCGGGAGGTGGTGTTGCCGGCCAAGCTGGTGGTGCTGGCGGCGGTGTACCATTACATGTTGGGGGCGCCGTGGGCCGAGCAACCGGATTCCTCGTTCGGCGTGGTGTTGGAGGCGCTGCGGGAGTTTTTCTTCGTTTACGTCGGGTTGAACCTGGTTGGCTGGGCGGTGTTGCTGGGGGTGCGCCGGTTTCCGCCGGGGACGGTGCAGTGGATTTCGTTCGTGTTGGGGTTTGCCGACGGGTTGTTTTTGGGCGGGTTGACGGTTCTGACCGGCGGCTTTGACAGCGTGTTGTACTGGGTTTTCCCGGCCCTGATCGTACTGAACTCGATCTGCATTCCGCTGGCCACGCCCCAGCTGGTGTTGAATCTGCTGCTGAGCGGGTTTTTCCTGCTGGCCGGGCTGGTGGAGCCGGGGCTGCGCAGTCAGGAACTGTCCGTGCCCCAACTGCCGCCGCGTGCGCAGCGAAAGCCCATCCCGCCCATCCGGCCGTTGGATCTGCCGGATCCGTATGCGGTGGCGGCCCGGCTGCAGCAGGGCAACGACACGCTGGGCCGGTTGTTGTGGCAGCGGCTTTCCGAGGCGGCGCGGGAGCGGATTCGCGAACTGGCGCATGTGCCGGGGCAGGAGGAGTTGCTGCGGCAGGTGCTGGCTGATGAGCTGAACCGGTTGTTGCCGCTGTCGCGGTATGTGGTGCAACCGGAGGAGGTGACGGAGGTGCCGGGTGAGCCGTTCCTGTTGCGGCTGGTGATCCTGTGGCTGCTGACGTTCTGCTGTTACGGTGTGCAGGTTCTGGCCGCGCGCCAACGTCAGGTGGAGGAGGAGGCCAAGGAATTTGCGGCGCGTTCGGCCCAGTTGCATGCGGCGGGGCGGTTGGCGGCGGAATTTGCCCATCAGATCAAGAACCCGTTGGCGATCATCAACAACGCGGCCTTCACGCTCCGGCGCCGGGTGGGGGCCGATCCGGCGGCGGCTTCCAGTCTGGAACTGATCCAGGAGGAGGTGGAGAAGGCCGACCGCATCATCACCCAGGTCATGGGTTATGCGGAGCTGAGCGAGGGCCGCGTGGAGAAGGTGCCGGTTCGCGAGGCCATCGAGCGGGCTGTGCGGCGGGTGTTTCCACCGGGGCTCGACACCGGCATCCGGGTTGAACTGGAGTTGCGCGAGCCGCTACCCGTGTTGCTGATGCAGCGGCGGCATTTTGACGATGTGCTGGTGAACCTGCTTCAGAATGCCCGGGATGTGCTGGACGGGCGAGGGGAGGTGAAGGTGAGTGCGCGTTGTGTTTCCGACACCGTGCTGGAGGTGGTGGTGAGCGACAACGGACCCGGTATTCCGGCGGACAAACTGGAGCGGATTTTCGAGCCGTACTTCACCATGCGGCCCAAGGGGACCGGTCTGGGCCTGGCGATTGTGAAGCACAACACGGAGTTGTACGGGGGACGGGTGCGCGTGGAGTCGGAGCTTGGAAAAGGGGCCCGGTTCACCGTAACGTTCCCCATCCGGGCCATGGACGGAGCCCCATCGAACGGGGCCGGGTTTGCGGCTTGA
- a CDS encoding flavoprotein: protein MGNIILGVTGSIAAHRAVDLCSLLVRAGCEVRVVLTADARRFVTEVPFQTLSRHAVVTDLYDTVEGWQPTHIQWADWAELLLIAPATAHTLARLAHGLADDALTCMALALRPETPVIVAPAMNGKMWLHPATQANVEVLRRRGVEFIGPDTGLLACGYEGIGRLWPIDQIAAHVLARLGSGSAGSGPSAPAVA, encoded by the coding sequence ATGGGCAACATCATTCTGGGTGTCACCGGTTCGATTGCGGCGCATCGGGCGGTGGATCTGTGCAGTTTGCTGGTCAGGGCCGGCTGCGAGGTTCGCGTGGTGTTGACGGCGGATGCGCGTCGGTTTGTGACGGAGGTGCCGTTTCAGACACTGTCGCGGCACGCGGTGGTGACGGACCTTTATGACACAGTCGAAGGCTGGCAGCCCACGCACATCCAGTGGGCGGATTGGGCGGAGCTGCTGTTGATTGCTCCGGCCACGGCGCACACGCTGGCGCGGTTGGCGCACGGGTTGGCGGACGATGCGTTGACCTGCATGGCGCTGGCGTTACGGCCGGAGACACCGGTGATTGTGGCGCCGGCGATGAACGGCAAGATGTGGCTGCATCCGGCCACGCAGGCGAATGTGGAGGTGCTGCGTCGGCGGGGTGTGGAATTCATCGGGCCGGACACGGGTTTGCTGGCCTGCGGCTATGAGGGGATCGGCCGGTTGTGGCCGATTGATCAGATCGCGGCGCATGTATTGGCGCGGTTGGGGAGCGGATCGGCCGGGTCCGGCCCGTCCGCGCCCGCGGTGGCATGA
- the gmk gene encoding guanylate kinase, whose product MNGTSRAFSGEPERETFRGVEGADRPDGGAAEGCGNVLLLLSAPSGAGKTTLCQELLKRRPGLSRVVTCTTRPPRPGERDGVDYHFLDPETYARKVAAGEFLEHATVYGYGYGTLRREVVDRLRSGSDVLLNVDVQGAAAIRARAQEDPILRRALVTVFLTPPSMEVLEGRLRRRGTDSEEVIQRRLAMARTEIARWHEFDYLILSGSIAEDVTRLETILEAEKMRVFRQRAPMF is encoded by the coding sequence ATGAACGGCACGAGCAGGGCATTTTCGGGTGAACCGGAGCGGGAGACGTTCCGCGGGGTGGAGGGTGCCGACCGGCCTGACGGGGGCGCGGCGGAGGGTTGTGGGAACGTGTTGTTGTTGTTGTCGGCGCCGTCGGGGGCGGGCAAGACCACGCTGTGCCAGGAGCTGCTGAAACGCCGGCCGGGCCTGAGTCGGGTGGTGACCTGCACCACGCGGCCGCCGCGGCCGGGGGAACGGGACGGGGTCGATTACCACTTTTTGGATCCGGAGACGTACGCGCGGAAGGTGGCGGCCGGGGAATTCCTCGAGCACGCCACGGTGTACGGGTACGGGTACGGGACGTTGCGGCGGGAGGTGGTGGACCGGCTGCGGTCGGGATCGGATGTGTTGTTGAACGTGGATGTGCAGGGGGCGGCGGCGATCCGGGCCCGGGCGCAGGAGGATCCGATTTTGCGGCGGGCGCTGGTGACGGTGTTTCTGACGCCGCCGTCCATGGAGGTGCTGGAGGGTCGGCTTCGGCGGCGGGGTACGGATTCCGAGGAGGTGATTCAGCGGCGGCTGGCCATGGCCAGAACCGAAATTGCCCGCTGGCACGAATTCGATTATCTGATTCTCAGTGGGAGCATCGCCGAGGACGTGACCCGGTTGGAGACGATTCTGGAGGCGGAGAAGATGCGGGTGTTTCGGCAGAGGGCTCCGATGTTTTGA
- a CDS encoding YicC/YloC family endoribonuclease translates to MQSMTGHGRGVCQRYGLRITVELNSVNRKQAEILLTLPRDLEVLEGPMREWIGRHIERGRVQGRVLVEYLNAAWVAPRLEPAVAAAWVTELRRLARRLGISDEVTLEHLLRVPGLFQSNGPQVPWEKLWPVARAALDRALAGLLRMRKREGAHLEKDLARRIERMRRAVARIRARAPRAVERYRKQLLQRIREAGLSGVTDQDERLMKEVVLFAERTDITEELTRLESHFKQFEQCRRSRQPVGRTLDFLAQEMYREVNTLGVKANDARISREVVRLKTELDRFREQVQNVE, encoded by the coding sequence ATGCAGTCCATGACCGGACATGGACGGGGCGTATGCCAGCGATATGGCCTCCGGATCACGGTGGAGCTGAACTCGGTGAATCGCAAACAGGCCGAGATCCTGTTGACGTTGCCCCGGGATCTGGAGGTGTTGGAAGGCCCGATGCGCGAGTGGATCGGCCGGCATATTGAGCGCGGCCGCGTCCAGGGTCGTGTGCTGGTTGAGTATCTGAATGCGGCGTGGGTGGCGCCGCGTTTGGAGCCGGCGGTGGCGGCGGCGTGGGTGACGGAGCTGCGGCGGCTGGCGCGTCGGTTGGGGATTTCGGACGAGGTGACCCTGGAGCATTTGCTGCGGGTGCCGGGTCTGTTTCAGTCGAACGGTCCGCAGGTGCCGTGGGAGAAGCTCTGGCCGGTGGCCCGGGCGGCTCTGGACCGTGCACTGGCCGGGCTGTTGCGGATGCGGAAGCGGGAGGGGGCCCATTTGGAGAAGGACCTGGCACGCCGGATTGAGCGGATGCGCCGTGCGGTGGCGCGGATTCGGGCGCGGGCACCCCGGGCGGTGGAGCGGTACCGGAAACAATTGTTGCAACGGATTCGGGAGGCCGGGTTGTCGGGCGTGACCGATCAGGATGAGCGCCTGATGAAGGAGGTGGTCCTGTTTGCGGAGCGGACGGACATCACGGAGGAGCTGACCCGGCTGGAGAGCCACTTCAAGCAGTTCGAGCAGTGCCGGCGGAGCCGGCAACCGGTGGGGCGGACGTTGGACTTTTTGGCGCAGGAGATGTATCGCGAGGTGAACACGCTGGGCGTCAAGGCGAACGACGCCCGGATCAGTCGTGAAGTGGTCCGGCTGAAGACGGAGCTGGACCGGTTTCGCGAGCAGGTGCAGAACGTCGAATGA
- a CDS encoding phosphatase PAP2 family protein, producing MEGLLALDIALFRLIHDQWQNPLFDRLMPILSGHPLFYPAVLTLAAFMLWRGGRRARLCLLMLLLLLPAGDGLVCNTIKKAVGRPRPYAALEGVEPRTGSGQNRGKSMPSGHAFNWFAATTILALYYRRSWRFMLPMAVAVAYSRVYNGVHYPSDVLAGAILGSGYALAGTVALNELWQRAGRRWFPLWHARCPRIVPPWPPQPVADATPTTAETTRQQEESHWLRAGCLLIALLLVGRWAYVASDIIQLSEDEAYQWLWSKRPDIGYYSKPPLIAWGHWITTRLWGDTQFGVRFFAPLIGAVLGLSLLRFLAGWIGARGAVLFLLMIATTPLLAVGSTLMTVDPWNVLFWTLAMIAGWRATQPGASTRDWLWVGLWMGLGSLSKYTALMQWLSWGLWFLLWPPARIHLRRPGPHLALLVNLLCLTPPLLWNWQHDWVTIRHVAEDANVGQPWRFTLRYLAEFLAGETVLWNPVWFGAMGLAVAGLFRHYRREPRLLYLFSMGAPVFLVYLAWTLHSRVMLNWIAPSILPLLAMTAVFWHLRRPAWQPWHRRAFGAGLALGLLILLPMHDSRLITRATGIVLPINMDPHHRVRGWKETAELAARARAELQAEGRPVLLIGDHYGITSLMTFYLPEARAALPDQPIVFCLTTPRPKNQFWFWPGYENRKGASAIFVQRLKSNVRIRDWLKNPTDPQGRWHAPEPRDPPPVLLEQFEQVVSLGVFPAVWKGQPQQWVQIYACRNLR from the coding sequence ATGGAAGGCTTGCTGGCGCTGGACATCGCCCTGTTCCGACTCATCCACGACCAGTGGCAAAACCCGCTGTTCGACCGTCTGATGCCCATCCTCAGCGGGCACCCCCTGTTTTATCCGGCGGTCCTGACGCTGGCCGCCTTCATGCTCTGGCGCGGGGGCAGGCGCGCCCGACTCTGCCTGCTCATGCTGCTGCTGCTGTTGCCGGCCGGCGACGGCCTGGTCTGCAACACCATCAAAAAAGCCGTCGGTCGCCCCCGCCCCTACGCCGCCCTGGAAGGGGTCGAACCCCGAACCGGCAGCGGCCAAAACCGCGGCAAAAGCATGCCCTCCGGCCATGCCTTCAACTGGTTTGCCGCCACCACCATCCTGGCCCTGTATTACCGCCGCAGTTGGCGGTTCATGCTGCCCATGGCCGTTGCCGTCGCCTACTCCCGCGTCTACAACGGCGTGCATTACCCCTCCGACGTGCTGGCCGGCGCCATCCTGGGCAGCGGTTACGCACTGGCCGGCACCGTCGCCCTCAACGAGCTCTGGCAACGCGCCGGCCGACGCTGGTTCCCTCTCTGGCATGCACGGTGTCCCCGAATCGTTCCGCCCTGGCCACCCCAACCCGTGGCCGACGCCACCCCCACAACCGCGGAAACCACCAGGCAACAGGAGGAATCCCACTGGCTCCGCGCCGGCTGCCTGCTCATTGCGCTGTTGCTGGTGGGCCGCTGGGCGTACGTGGCCAGTGACATCATCCAGCTCTCCGAGGACGAAGCCTACCAGTGGCTCTGGTCCAAGCGACCCGACATCGGTTACTACAGCAAACCGCCGCTCATCGCCTGGGGACACTGGATCACCACCCGTCTCTGGGGCGACACGCAGTTCGGCGTGCGTTTCTTTGCACCCCTGATCGGGGCCGTTCTGGGTCTGAGCCTCCTCCGCTTCCTGGCCGGCTGGATCGGTGCCCGGGGGGCGGTCCTCTTTCTGCTCATGATCGCCACCACGCCCCTGCTGGCCGTGGGCAGTACACTCATGACGGTGGACCCCTGGAACGTCCTGTTCTGGACCCTGGCCATGATCGCCGGCTGGCGCGCCACACAACCCGGGGCCTCAACCCGCGACTGGCTCTGGGTCGGCCTCTGGATGGGCCTGGGCAGCCTCAGCAAGTACACCGCACTCATGCAGTGGCTGAGCTGGGGACTCTGGTTCCTGCTCTGGCCACCGGCACGCATCCACCTGCGCCGGCCCGGTCCCCACCTCGCACTCCTCGTCAATCTCCTCTGTTTGACCCCCCCGCTCCTCTGGAACTGGCAGCACGATTGGGTCACCATCCGGCACGTGGCCGAAGACGCCAACGTGGGCCAACCCTGGCGGTTTACCCTGCGCTACCTCGCCGAATTCCTCGCCGGCGAAACCGTGTTGTGGAATCCGGTCTGGTTCGGTGCCATGGGATTGGCCGTGGCGGGCTTGTTCCGGCATTACCGCAGGGAACCGCGCCTGCTCTACCTCTTCAGCATGGGCGCCCCGGTCTTCCTCGTTTATCTCGCATGGACCCTCCATTCCCGGGTGATGCTGAACTGGATTGCCCCCTCGATCCTGCCCCTGCTTGCAATGACAGCCGTTTTCTGGCACCTGCGGCGGCCGGCATGGCAACCCTGGCACCGGCGGGCCTTCGGAGCGGGACTGGCCCTCGGTTTGCTCATCCTGCTGCCCATGCACGACAGTCGTCTCATCACCCGTGCCACCGGCATCGTCCTGCCCATCAACATGGACCCGCACCACCGCGTGCGCGGCTGGAAGGAGACCGCCGAACTGGCCGCCCGCGCCCGCGCCGAACTCCAGGCCGAGGGCCGGCCGGTCCTCCTCATCGGCGACCACTACGGTATCACCAGCCTCATGACCTTCTACCTGCCCGAAGCCCGCGCCGCCCTGCCCGACCAGCCCATCGTCTTCTGCCTGACCACGCCGCGTCCCAAAAACCAGTTCTGGTTCTGGCCCGGCTATGAAAACCGCAAAGGCGCCTCCGCCATCTTCGTCCAACGCCTCAAATCCAACGTCCGAATCCGCGACTGGCTGAAAAACCCCACCGACCCCCAAGGGCGCTGGCATGCACCCGAACCGCGGGATCCACCACCCGTGTTACTGGAACAGTTCGAACAGGTCGTCAGCCTGGGGGTGTTTCCGGCCGTGTGGAAGGGCCAACCCCAACAGTGGGTCCAGATCTATGCCTGCCGGAACCTGCGCTGA
- a CDS encoding DNA-3-methyladenine glycosylase family protein, whose translation MPAGTCAESRPPLPLPDTPTTRKVWRIHDYRLDLTLQCGQAFRWQRHGPRWWGVADGKPVELVQNGTLLQARVPEPVPDWAWLENYLQLHAPLPAIWATFPDDPHLHRARAQWHGLRLLRQPAWECLASFLLSSCKRIEQIQQVIERLCRRWGDPLPALEGLPTLYSFPPPGRIAAATEAELRACGAGFRAPYLLAAARAVDQGRCPLDELPRRTYPEARAALMNLPGVGPKIADCVCLFGLGFLEAFPVDTWIARVMRERYFRGRRVSEETLAEFGRSRFGPYAGYAQQYLFHDRRMTDRPREAHLHNPPSG comes from the coding sequence ATGCCTGCCGGAACCTGCGCTGAGTCACGTCCGCCCCTGCCGCTCCCGGATACGCCGACCACCCGCAAGGTCTGGCGCATTCATGATTACCGCCTGGACCTGACACTGCAGTGCGGACAGGCCTTCCGCTGGCAACGACACGGCCCGCGCTGGTGGGGCGTGGCGGACGGGAAACCCGTGGAACTCGTCCAGAACGGAACCCTCCTGCAGGCCCGCGTGCCCGAACCCGTCCCGGACTGGGCATGGCTCGAAAACTACCTCCAACTCCATGCCCCGCTGCCCGCCATCTGGGCCACATTTCCCGACGATCCCCACCTCCACCGCGCCCGCGCCCAATGGCACGGACTGCGACTGCTGCGTCAGCCGGCGTGGGAATGCCTGGCCTCGTTCCTCCTCTCCAGCTGCAAACGCATCGAGCAAATCCAACAGGTGATCGAACGCCTCTGCCGCCGTTGGGGCGACCCCTTGCCCGCCCTCGAGGGCCTGCCGACACTGTATTCGTTCCCGCCCCCCGGACGAATCGCCGCCGCCACGGAAGCCGAACTCCGCGCCTGTGGAGCCGGATTCCGCGCCCCTTATCTGCTGGCCGCGGCCCGGGCCGTCGACCAGGGCCGGTGCCCCTTGGACGAACTGCCCCGGCGCACCTACCCCGAAGCCCGCGCCGCCCTCATGAACCTGCCCGGAGTAGGCCCGAAAATCGCCGACTGTGTCTGCCTGTTCGGCCTGGGGTTTCTGGAAGCGTTCCCGGTGGACACCTGGATCGCCCGGGTCATGCGCGAGCGCTACTTCCGGGGCCGGCGCGTGTCCGAGGAAACCCTGGCGGAATTTGGCCGAAGCCGTTTCGGCCCCTACGCCGGGTACGCCCAACAATACCTCTTCCACGACCGCCGCATGACGGATCGCCCACGTGAGGCCCACCTCCACAACCCGCCGAGCGGGTGA